The Arachis duranensis cultivar V14167 chromosome 2, aradu.V14167.gnm2.J7QH, whole genome shotgun sequence genome has a window encoding:
- the LOC107475076 gene encoding uncharacterized protein LOC107475076 produces MSTRGRGRGRGRGRISTVTPAPTGTDPVDFMAALGNMVAAMQVRTDALGNQITRAQQVSEEQWVEFGTYQLQGEAQYWWQGTRRILQPDGASIPWEIFRTEFYKKYFSNSAKNAKELELMQLKQGQMTVAEYTSKFEELCHFSRICQGCLQSDILSFVAPMEIRVFSKLVNKSRIAEDCVRKATTEKGSLRVPFQRPSGRNFAPRGINFKRGGFVPQQTQGQGSYRRPNTNVNQGRRFGKQPQQDLNSTNCSEKKKYETGRVQQPGRVYTTSTVGADGSETLIIGASHSFIAFEKANELGLRMVVLGYDLKVYNATHEAMVTRIGCPQVSFQVQQREFMHDFICLPMTGVDLILGLDWLSKNHVLLDCSEKSVQFMPEGSKVPVVVNSYYLNSMIVNCSRTECQDIMLLTVGVSDLVPEASLNLITPYRMSPLEMAEL; encoded by the exons CGATCCAGTAGACTTTATGGCTGCCTTGGGAAATATGGTTGCAGCTATGCAGGTGAGAACTGATGCACTGGGTAATCAGATAACCAGG GCACAGCAGGTTTCTGAAGAGCAATGGGTTGAGTTTGGAACTTATCAGTTGCAAGGTGAAGCTCAATATTGGTGGCAGGGAACACGACGTATTTTACAGCCGGATGGTGCTTCGATTCCTTGGGAGATTTTTCGGACAGAATTCTATAAGAAATACTTTTCTAATTCAGCCAAAAATGCcaaggaacttgaattaatgCAGTTAAAGCAGGGACAGATGACTGTAGCTGAGTATACTAGCAAATTCGAAGAGTTATGTCACTTTTCTCGTATCTGTCAAG GATGTCTTCAGAGTGATATTCTGAGCTTCGTTGCTCCAATGGAGATCCGGGTGTTTTCTAAATTGGTGAATAAAAGTAGGATAGCTGAGGATTGTGTGAGGAAGGCGACAACAGAGAAAGGAAGTTTGAGGGTGCCTTTTCAGAGGCCTTCAGGGAGGAACTTTGCTCCGAGAGGTATCAATTTCAAGCGTGGAGGCTTTGTTCCGCAGCAGACTCAGGGCCAGGGTAGTTACAGAAGGCCGAATACTAATGTCAATCAAGGAAGAAGGTTTGGGAAGCAGCCACAGCAGGATCTGAATT CTACTAATTGttcagagaagaagaagtatgAGACTGGTAGGGTGCAGCAGCCAGGGAGAGTATACACCACTTCTACAGTAGGTGCCGATGGATCTGAGACACTGATTATAG gAGCGTCTCattcatttattgcatttgaaAAGGCCAATGAGTTAGGATTGAGAATGGTGGTTTTAGGTTATGATTTGAAAGTATATAATGCTACTCATGAAGCTATGGTGACTAGGATAGGATGTCCACAAGTTTCCTTTCAAGTACAACAGCGTGAATTTATGCATGATTTTATTTGTTTGCCTATGACTGGTGTTGATCTCATCTTGGGATTGGATTGGTTATCCAAGAATCATGTTTTGCTTGATTGTTCTGAGAAGTCAGTACAGTTTATGCCGGAAGGGTCAAAAGTACCAGTTGTGGTGAATAGTTACTATTTGAACTCTATGATAGTAAACTGTTCTAGAACTGAATGTCAGGATATTATGTTATTAACTGTGGGAGTATCAG ATTTGGTACCTGAAGCCAGTCTGAATTTGATtactccttataggatgtcaccttTAGAAATGGCTGAACTGTAA